The proteins below come from a single Macaca fascicularis isolate 582-1 chromosome 9, T2T-MFA8v1.1 genomic window:
- the PRLHR gene encoding prolactin-releasing peptide receptor, which translates to MGAGVGGGAEGRRSQSPSEAASPLGTFGSVQLPWRSETGSPTWAEDCRGPAEILPLLPASAFPPSKPHSQVAMASSPTRGPRVSDLFSGLPPAVTTPANQSAEASAGNGSVAGADAPAVTPFQSLQLVHQLKGLIVLLYSVVVVVGLVGNCLLVLVIARVRRLHNVTNFLIGNLALSDVLMCAACVPLTLAYAFEPRGWVFGGGLCHLVFFLQPVTVYVSVFTLTTIAVDRYVVLVHPLRRRISLRLSAYAVLAIWALSAVLALPAAMHTYHVELKPHDVRLCEEFWGSQERQRQLYAWGLLLVTYLLPLLVILLSYVRVSVKLRNRVVPGCVTQSQADWHRARRRRTFCLLVVVVVVFAVCWLPLHVFNLLRDLDPRAIDPYAFGLVQLLCHWLAMSSACYNPFIYAWLHDSFREELRKLLLAWPRKIAPHGQNMTVSVVI; encoded by the exons ATGGGAGCTGGAGTGGGGGGCGGAGCTGAGGGGAGGCGCTCCCAGTCCCCCTCAGAAGCTGCTAGCCCACTGGGAACATTTGGATCCGTTCAGCTCCCGTGGAGAAGCGAGACCGGATCACCGACGTGGGCAGAGGACTGCCGGGGGCCAGCAGAAATTCTGCCCCTTCTTCCCGCGAGCGCTTTCCCGCCCTCCAAACCCCACTCCCAG GTGGCCATGGCCTCATCGCCCACTCGGGGCCCCAGGGTTTCTGACTTATTTTCTGGGCTGCCGCCGGCGGTCACAACTCCCGCCAACCAGAGCGCAGAGGCCTCGGCGGGCAACGGGTCGGTGGCTGGCGCGGACGCTCCGGCCGTCACGCCCTTCCAGAGCCTGCAGCTGGTGCATCAGCTGAAGGGGCTGATCGTGCTGCTCTACAGCGTCGTTGTGGTCGTGGGGCTGGTGGGCAACTGCCTGCTGGTGCTGGTGATCGCGCGGGTGCGCCGGCTGCACAACGTGACCAACTTCCTCATCGGTAACCTCGCCTTGTCCGACGTGCTCATGTGCGCCGCCTGCGTGCCGCTCACGCTGGCCTACGCCTTCGAGCCACGCGGCTGGGTGTTCGGCGGCGGCCTGTGCCACCTGGTCTTCTTCCTGCAGCCGGTCACCGTCTACGTGTCGGTGTTCACGCTCACCACCATCGCAGTGGACCGCTACGTCGTGCTGGTGCACCCGCTGCGGCGGCGCATCTCGCTGCGCCTCAGCGCCTACGCGGTGCTGGCCATCTGGGCGCTGTCCGCGGTGCTGGCGCTGCCTGCTGCCATGCACACTTATCACGTGGAGCTCAAGCCACACGACGTGCGCCTCTGCGAGGAGTTCTGGGGTTCCCAGGAGCGCCAGCGCCAGCTCTACGCCTGGGGGCTGCTGCTGGTCACCTATCTGCTCCCTCTGCTGGTCATCCTCCTGTCTTACGTCCGGGTGTCCGTGAAGCTCCGCAACCGCGTGGTGCCCGGCTGCGTGACCCAGAGCCAGGCCGACTGGCACCGCGCGCGGCGCCGGCGCACCTTCTGCTTGCTGGTAGTGGTCGTGGTGGTGTTCGCCGTCTGCTGGCTGCCGCTACACGTCTTCAACCTGCTGCGGGACCTCGACCCGCGCGCCATCGACCCCTACGCGTTTGGGCTGGTGCAGCTGCTCTGCCACTGGCTCGCCATGAGCTCGGCCTGCTACAACCCCTTCATCTACGCCTGGCTGCATGACAGCTTCCGCGAGGAGCTGCGCAAACTGTTGCTCGCTTGGCCACGCAAGATCGCGCCCCATGGCCAGAATATGACCGTCAGCGTGGTCATCTGA